The Malus domestica chromosome 06, GDT2T_hap1 genome has a segment encoding these proteins:
- the LOC103454643 gene encoding putative glucose-6-phosphate 1-epimerase, protein MNPSGAAVEFSKDKNGIDQVHLHNPRGASVRVSLHGGQVLSWKTERGEELLFTSSKAIFKPPKAVRGGIPICFPQVGTGSLDQNGFARNRIWAIDNDPPPLHPNDSNGKAYIDLLLKPSDDDLKIWPHSFEFRLRVSLAAEGHLTLISRIRNINSKPFSFSFAFHTYFSISDISEVRVEGLETLDYLDNLCQKERFTEQGDALTFESEVDRAYLKSSDVIAVFDHEKKRTFTVRKEGLPDVVVWNPWEKSKAMADLGDEEYKQMLCVNGASIEKPITLKPGEEWTGRLELSVVPSS, encoded by the exons ATGAATCCTTCTGGAGCAGCAGTTGAATTTTCGAAAGACAAGAATGGAATCGATCAAGTTCATCTTCACAACCCTCGCGGTGCTTCCGTTAGG GTGAGCTTGCACGGAGGCCAGGTTCTTTCCTGGAAAACTGAACGCGGCGAGGAATTGTTATTCACTAGTAGCAAG GCGATTTTTAAGCCGCCAAAAGCAGTCCGAGGAGGAATTCCAATCTGTTTTCCGCAGGTTGGGACCGGATCATTGGACCAAAATGGGTTTGCCAGGAACAGAATTTGGGCCATCGACAATGATCCTCCACCACTACATCCAAATGATTCGAATGGAAAAGCCTACATCGACTTGCTGCTCAAACCATCCGACGATGATCTAAAGATTTGGCCACATAG TTTTGAGTTTCGCCTTAGGGTGTCGCTTGCAGCAGAAGGGCATCTAACGCTTATATCGCGCATCAGAAACATCAACAGCAAGCCTTTCAGTTTTTCATTCGCTTTTCATACGTATTTCTCCATTTCGGATATCAG TGAAGTGAGGGTTGAGGGATTGGAGACTCTAGACTACCTAGACAACCTATGTCAAAAGGAGCGGTTTACAGAACAAGGCGACGCCTTAACATTCGAATCTGAG GTGGACCGTGCTTACCTTAAGTCTTCGGATGTGATAGCTGTTTTCGATCATGAAAAGAAGAGGACATTCACCGTGCGAAAGGAGGGACTTCCAGATGTTG TTGTATGGAATCCGTGGGAGAAGTCCAAAGCGATGGCGGATCTTGGAGACGAAGAGTACAAACAGATGCTTTGTGTTAATGGAGCATCAATCGAAAAACCGATCACCTTGAAGCCCGGCGAGGAATGGACGGGTCGATTGGAGCTCTCTGTTGTCCCTTCCAGTTAA
- the LOC114819121 gene encoding probable inactive receptor kinase At4g23740 translates to MAGLGVLYWIFLLGLIFLQGNADPVEDKQALLDFLNNLPHSRTLNWNESGPVCDHWTGVTCSEDKSHVIAVRLPGIGFTGQIPADTLSRLSRLQILSLRSNVISGEFPSDFSNLKNLSFLFLQFNNFSGPLPLDFSVWKNLTIVNLSNNHFNGSIPFSLSNLTQLWGLDLANNSLSGEIPDLQSRKLRQLNLSNNKLNGSVPESLQRFPRSAFIGNNISFASFPPEYPPVLPPAPKPYPKSKNGGKLGETALLGIIIAGAVLGIVAFAFLILVFCSRRRKEDGLSGKLSKGGMSPEKVISRSQDANNKLVFFEGCHYAFDLEDLLRASAEVLGKGTFGTAYKAILEDATCVVVKRLKDVNVGKRDFEQHMEVVGNIRHENVVELKAYYYSKDEKLMVYDYYNQGSVSALLHGRRGEGRNPLDWDTRLRIAIGAARGIAHIHTENGGKLVHGNVKASNIFVNMQQYGCVSDVGLATITSSLAPPISRAAGYRAPEVTDTRKSGQPADVYSFGVVLLELLTGKSPIHTTAGDEIIHLVRWVHSVVREEWTAEVFDLELMRYLYIEEEMVEMLQIAMSCVARMPDQRPKMLDVAKMIENVRRADNDNRTSSENRSESSTPAPVVRAENPTSQ, encoded by the exons ATGGCGGGTCTTGGCGTTTTGTATtggatttttcttttgggtttgattttctTGCAAGGAAATGCAGACCCAGTTGAGGATAAGCAGGCATTGCTCGATTTCTTGAACAATTTGCCTCACTCTCGCACTCTGAATTGGAATGAGAGCGGTCCTGTGTGTGACCACTGGACTGGAGTGACTTGTAGTGAGGATAAGTCTCATGTGATAGCCGTCCGATTGCCCGGCATTGGCTTTACCGGCCAGATTCCGGCCGACACGCTTAGCCGCCTCTCGAGGCTGCAGATTTTGAGTCTTCGATCCAATGTGATTAGTGGGGAGTTCCCTTCTGATTTTTCTAATCTGAAGAACTTGTCTTTTCTGTTTCTTCAGTTCAACAACTTCTCTGGGCCATTACCCTTGGACTTCTCAGTTTGGAAGAACCTCACCATTGTCAATCTGTCTAACAATCACTTCAATGGGAGCATTCCTTTTTCACTCTCGAATTTGACTCAGCTTtggggattggatcttgcaaacAACTCGCTTTCGGGTGAAATCCCTGATCTTCAATCGCGTAAATTGCGGCAGCTTAACTTATCTAACAACAAGCTGAATGGTAGTGTCCCCGAATCACTTCAGAGGTTTCCGAGGTCGGCGTTTATTGGTAACAACATTTCTTTTGCAAGTTTTCCACCTGAGTATCCTCCTGTTCTTCCGCCCGCCCCTAAACCATATCCGAAATCTAAGAATGGTGGGAAGCTTGGGGAGACAGCACTGCTGGGAATTATAATTGCTGGTGCTGTTTTAGGCATTGTAGCGTTTGCATTTCTGATACTTGTTTTCTGCTCAAGAAGAAGGAAAGAAGATGGGCTTTCTGGAAAGTTGTCCAAGGGGGGAATGTCACCAGAAAAGGTGATCTCACGGAGTCAAGATGCGAACAATAAACTGGTTTTCTTTGAGGGCTGCCACTACGCATTTGATCTGGAAGATTTATTGAGGGCTTCAGCTGAGGTGCTTGGAAAGGGGACATTTGGTACAGCGTATAAGGCGATACTAGAAGATGCAACCTGTGTGGTGGTGAAGCGGTTGAAGGATGTAAATGTTGGAAAGCGGGACTTTGAGCAACATATGGAGGTTGTCGGCAATATTAGGCATGAAAATGTGGTGGAATTGAAGGCGTATTATTATTCCAAAGATGAGAAGCTGATGGTATATGATTACTACAATCAAGGGAGTGTCTCTGCTTTATTACACG GTAGAAGAGGAGAGGGCAGAAATCCTTTAGATTGGGATACCCGACTGAGAATAGCAATTGGAGCTGCAAGAGGAATTGCTCATATTCATACAGAGAATGGTGGGAAGCTTGTCCACGGAAACGTCAAAGCGTCAAACATCTTTGTAAACATGCAACAGTATGGTTGTGTTTCTGATGTTGGTCTGGCAACTATAACGAGCTCATTGGCCCCACCAATCTCCCGTGCTGCTGGTTACCGAGCTCCAGAAGTGACAGACACTAGGAAATCAGGACAACCTGCTGATGTCTACAGCTTTGGGGTTGTGTTACTGGAACTCCTCACTGGAAAATCCCCAATCCATACTACTGCTGGCGATGAGATCATCCATTTGGTCAGGTGGGTTCATTCAGTTGTCCGAGAGGAGTGGACAGCGGAAGTGTTTGACTTAGAGCTGATGAGGTATCTATACATAGAGGAGGAAATGGTGGAGATGTTACAGATAGCCATGTCTTGTGTTGCAAGGATGCCTGATCAACGACCTAAAATGCTGGATGTAGCGAAGATGATAGAAAACGTCCGCCGGGCTGATAATGACAATCGAACATCGTCTGAAAACAGATCCGAGAGCTCAACACCAGCGCCGGTGGTTAGAGCAGAAAATCCAACTTCGCAATGA